One part of the Thermoanaerobacterium sp. CMT5567-10 genome encodes these proteins:
- the pta gene encoding phosphate acetyltransferase, with translation MSIIQNIIEKAKSNKKKIVLPEGAEPRTLKAADIVLKEGIADLILLGNADEIRNAAGGLDISKAEIIDPLKSEKFDKYASDFYELRKSKGITLEKAKETIKDNIYFGCMMVKEGYADGLVSGAIHATADLLRPAFQIIKTAPNAKIVSSFFIMEVPNCEFGENGVFLFADCAVNPSPNAEELASIAVQSANTAKTLLGMEPRVAMLSFSTKGSASHELVDKVRTATEIAKNLMPDVAIDGELQLDAALVKEVAELKAPGSPVAGRANVLIFPDLQAGNIGYKLVQRLAKANAIGPITQGMGAPVNDLSRGCSYKDIIDVIATTAVQAQ, from the coding sequence ATGAGTATTATTCAAAACATTATTGAAAAAGCAAAAAGCAATAAAAAGAAAATAGTTTTGCCAGAAGGTGCAGAGCCAAGAACGCTGAAAGCGGCCGATATAGTGCTGAAGGAAGGGATTGCAGATTTAATCCTTTTAGGAAACGCAGATGAGATAAGAAACGCTGCTGGAGGATTAGATATCTCAAAAGCCGAGATTATCGATCCTCTAAAGTCAGAAAAATTTGATAAATATGCAAGTGACTTCTATGAACTCAGAAAAAGTAAGGGGATTACGCTGGAAAAAGCTAAAGAGACTATTAAAGATAATATTTATTTTGGCTGTATGATGGTAAAAGAAGGTTATGCAGACGGATTGGTATCTGGAGCTATTCATGCGACTGCTGATTTACTAAGGCCAGCATTTCAAATTATAAAAACAGCGCCAAATGCAAAGATTGTATCAAGCTTTTTTATAATGGAAGTTCCTAATTGTGAATTTGGTGAAAATGGAGTATTTTTGTTTGCTGATTGTGCTGTTAATCCGTCACCAAATGCAGAAGAACTTGCATCTATAGCAGTACAATCTGCAAATACTGCAAAAACTTTATTGGGGATGGAACCAAGGGTTGCTATGCTTTCATTTTCAACGAAAGGCAGCGCATCACATGAATTAGTCGATAAAGTGAGAACAGCTACTGAAATTGCTAAAAATTTGATGCCAGATGTAGCAATAGATGGTGAATTGCAATTAGATGCTGCACTTGTTAAAGAAGTAGCCGAGTTAAAAGCACCTGGAAGTCCTGTTGCAGGACGTGCTAATGTGCTTATATTCCCTGATTTACAAGCAGGTAATATTGGTTATAAGCTCGTACAAAGATTGGCAAAAGCAAATGCTATAGGTCCGATAACGCAAGGAATGGGAGCACCTGTAAATGACTTATCTAGAGGATGCAGCTATAAAGACATTATTGATGTAATTGCTACAACGGCTGTACAAGCTCAATAA
- a CDS encoding beta-ketoacyl-ACP synthase III gives MSQNNTFKAGILGTGSFLPENRLTNKDLEKMVDTSDEWIVSRTGIKERRIAPPSMTTSYMATEAAKKAIEDAKITAEDIDLIIVATVVPDMNFPSTACLVQANIGAIKAAAFDIEVGCSGFIYGLSIAKQFIENGTYKNVLVIAADVLSKITNWEDRNTCVLFGDGAGAAIVGQVKDGYGILDNFIGADGKDGMHLYMPAGGSRMPACEESVKNKLHTIHMNGQEVFKFAVNVMNTATIEVLNRCGLKPEDVDIFIPHQANIRIIDAAMKKLKLSKEKVFINLDRYGNMSAASVAVALDEALKAGKIKNGDIILMVAFGAGLTWGSTVIKWFK, from the coding sequence GTGTCGCAAAATAATACTTTTAAGGCTGGTATTCTTGGGACAGGGAGTTTTCTTCCAGAAAATAGGTTGACAAATAAAGATTTGGAAAAGATGGTTGATACATCTGATGAGTGGATTGTATCTAGGACAGGCATAAAAGAAAGGCGTATAGCTCCGCCATCTATGACAACATCGTATATGGCAACAGAAGCTGCAAAAAAGGCTATTGAAGATGCTAAAATAACTGCTGAAGATATAGATTTAATAATAGTTGCGACTGTAGTTCCAGATATGAACTTCCCATCTACAGCATGTCTTGTGCAAGCGAATATTGGTGCTATAAAAGCAGCAGCATTTGACATAGAGGTTGGCTGTTCCGGATTTATATATGGACTTTCTATTGCGAAACAGTTTATTGAAAATGGTACATATAAGAATGTACTTGTAATAGCTGCTGATGTGCTTTCTAAGATAACAAACTGGGAAGATAGAAATACTTGTGTTTTATTTGGGGATGGTGCCGGAGCTGCAATAGTAGGACAAGTAAAAGATGGATATGGAATTTTAGATAATTTTATTGGTGCTGATGGAAAAGATGGCATGCATCTTTATATGCCTGCTGGTGGCTCACGAATGCCTGCTTGTGAGGAATCTGTTAAGAATAAACTGCATACAATTCACATGAATGGACAGGAAGTTTTTAAATTTGCCGTAAATGTTATGAATACTGCTACTATAGAAGTTTTAAATAGATGCGGATTAAAACCCGAAGATGTAGATATTTTTATACCGCATCAGGCTAATATCAGAATAATAGATGCAGCAATGAAAAAATTAAAATTGTCTAAAGAAAAAGTTTTTATAAATCTCGATAGGTATGGCAATATGTCCGCAGCGTCTGTTGCTGTTGCATTGGATGAAGCTTTGAAAGCTGGTAAAATAAAAAATGGTGATATTATACTGATGGTAGCATTTGGAGCTGGCTTGACATGGGGTTCAACTGTAATAAAGTGGTTTAAATAG
- a CDS encoding nucleotidyltransferase — translation MSILGVIVEYNPLHNGHIYHIKKSIETTGADFVIAIMSGNFVQRGIPSIIDKWSRAETALLSGIDLVIELPTIYAVSTAENFAYGAVKLLDSLNVIDYISFGSELGSIDKLYKISKFLLNEPEDYKVILKSYLKRGITYAKAREIALSEYFGANINDIVGNPNNILGIEYIKSLIKINSNIKPVTIKRLGPGYNSMKAEDSFASATYLREVIINKDYSVLSKYMPEYSIEILKSCIDKGHGPVTLENFSNIITYLLRNNYSIENVFDVTEGLQNRIKRASSLFNNVDEIIGYIKTKRYTESRIRRILLHVLLGIESNIYSRYDGPNYIRILGANKKGLELLKMIKNKTEIPIITKVSNYKKILSDTYMFEKDIKATDIYTLAYENDSVSGLDFTKKFIVIK, via the coding sequence ATGAGTATTTTGGGAGTAATTGTAGAATATAATCCTCTCCACAATGGGCACATATACCATATAAAAAAATCAATTGAAACAACAGGTGCAGATTTTGTCATTGCAATTATGAGTGGTAACTTTGTTCAACGAGGAATACCATCTATTATTGACAAGTGGTCAAGAGCAGAAACCGCATTATTATCAGGCATTGACTTAGTAATAGAATTGCCAACAATATATGCAGTCTCTACAGCAGAAAATTTCGCATATGGAGCAGTAAAGCTGTTAGATTCACTAAATGTCATTGACTATATTTCATTTGGGAGTGAATTGGGTTCAATTGATAAATTATATAAAATATCAAAATTCCTTTTAAACGAACCAGAAGATTATAAAGTGATTTTAAAAAGTTATTTAAAAAGAGGAATAACTTATGCAAAAGCACGTGAAATAGCTCTGTCAGAGTATTTTGGAGCAAATATTAATGATATAGTTGGAAATCCTAATAACATACTTGGCATTGAATACATAAAAAGCTTGATAAAGATAAATAGCAATATCAAGCCTGTAACCATAAAAAGACTCGGCCCTGGATATAATTCTATGAAAGCGGAGGATTCTTTTGCTAGTGCTACATATTTAAGAGAAGTTATAATAAATAAAGATTACTCTGTATTGAGCAAGTATATGCCAGAATATTCTATTGAAATTTTAAAAAGTTGTATTGATAAAGGTCATGGACCAGTCACTCTAGAGAATTTTAGCAATATAATAACATATCTGCTAAGAAACAATTATAGTATCGAAAATGTTTTTGATGTTACAGAAGGATTGCAAAATCGCATTAAAAGGGCTTCATCCCTTTTCAATAATGTAGATGAAATCATAGGCTATATAAAAACTAAAAGGTACACAGAAAGCAGAATAAGAAGAATATTACTGCATGTTTTATTAGGCATAGAATCCAATATATATTCAAGGTACGATGGCCCAAACTACATAAGAATATTAGGGGCGAATAAAAAGGGCCTTGAACTTTTAAAGATGATTAAAAATAAGACTGAAATACCAATTATAACAAAGGTTTCAAACTATAAAAAAATATTGTCTGATACATATATGTTCGAAAAGGATATTAAAGCAACTGACATATATACTCTAGCATATGAGAATGACTCAGTGTCAGGACTAGATTTTACCAAAAAGTTTATTGTAATAAAATAG
- the fapR gene encoding transcription factor FapR gives MATKLNKKERLRQLKIEIDKNPFYTDDELAELFSVSVQTIRLDRMELGIPELRERIKNVAEENYRKVKAIVGSEIVGELIDLELGKSGISVFEPTPDMAFLKTKIIRGHYIYSQAESLAISVIDADVALIGVANIKYKYPVRIGDRLVAKAEVIRRRGNKYFVWVMIKVKNKEVFRGKFILVSLESDNTEKEMQQS, from the coding sequence GTGGCCACCAAGCTAAATAAAAAAGAGAGATTAAGACAATTAAAGATTGAGATAGATAAAAATCCATTTTACACTGATGATGAGCTTGCTGAGCTGTTTTCAGTAAGCGTACAGACAATAAGACTTGACAGGATGGAACTTGGAATCCCAGAGCTTAGGGAGAGAATTAAAAATGTTGCAGAAGAGAACTATCGTAAAGTAAAAGCGATAGTTGGAAGTGAGATAGTTGGTGAGCTTATCGATTTAGAACTGGGCAAAAGTGGCATATCTGTTTTTGAGCCGACACCTGATATGGCTTTTCTAAAGACAAAAATTATTAGGGGACATTATATATATTCACAGGCAGAGTCTTTGGCGATTTCTGTAATTGATGCTGATGTTGCGTTGATAGGCGTAGCAAATATAAAATATAAATATCCAGTAAGGATAGGTGATCGTCTTGTTGCAAAGGCAGAGGTTATCAGAAGAAGAGGGAATAAATATTTCGTATGGGTTATGATAAAAGTAAAAAATAAGGAAGTTTTTAGAGGTAAGTTTATTTTAGTATCATTAGAAAGTGATAATACTGAAAAGGAGATGCAACAATCTTGA
- a CDS encoding acetate kinase, producing MKILVINCGSSSLKYQLIESKDGNVLAKGLAERIGINDSLLTHNANGEKIKIKKDMKDHKDAIKLVLDALVNSDYGVIKDMSEIDAVGHRVVHGGEYFTSSVLINDDVLKAITDCIELAPLHNPANIEGIKACKQIMPDVPMVAVFDTAFHQTMPDYAYLYPIPYEYYTKYKIRKYGFHGTSHKYVSQRAAEILNKPIESLKIITCHLGNGSSIAAVKNGKSIDTSMGFTPLEGLAMGTRSGSIDPSIISYLMEKENITAEEVVNILNKKSGVYGISGISSDFRDLEDAAFKNGNKRAQLALNVFAYRVKKTIGSYAAAMGGADVIVFTAGIGENGPEVREFILDGLEFLGFKLDKDKNNVRGKEAIISTADSKVYVMVVPTNEEYMIAKDTEKIVESIK from the coding sequence ATGAAAATACTTGTTATAAATTGTGGAAGTTCATCATTAAAGTATCAATTAATCGAATCAAAGGATGGAAATGTTTTAGCTAAAGGCCTTGCTGAAAGAATAGGGATAAACGATTCGCTTTTAACACACAATGCAAACGGCGAAAAAATAAAAATAAAAAAAGATATGAAAGACCACAAGGATGCAATTAAATTAGTTTTGGATGCATTGGTAAATAGTGATTACGGTGTTATAAAGGATATGTCAGAAATTGATGCAGTTGGACATAGAGTTGTACATGGAGGAGAATATTTTACTTCATCTGTTCTTATAAATGATGATGTTTTAAAGGCGATAACAGATTGCATAGAATTAGCTCCTCTGCATAACCCCGCAAACATAGAAGGAATTAAAGCCTGTAAGCAAATTATGCCAGACGTTCCAATGGTTGCTGTTTTTGATACAGCCTTTCATCAGACAATGCCTGATTATGCTTATCTTTATCCGATTCCATATGAGTACTATACAAAGTATAAAATTAGAAAATATGGATTTCATGGTACATCCCATAAATATGTTTCACAGAGGGCGGCAGAAATACTTAATAAACCTATTGAAAGTTTGAAAATTATAACATGCCATCTTGGAAATGGTTCAAGCATAGCTGCAGTTAAAAATGGAAAATCAATAGATACAAGCATGGGATTTACACCGTTAGAAGGTTTGGCTATGGGAACACGTTCAGGAAGCATTGATCCATCTATAATTTCATATCTAATGGAGAAAGAAAATATTACTGCAGAAGAAGTAGTCAACATATTGAATAAAAAGTCAGGCGTATATGGTATTTCAGGAATAAGTAGTGATTTTAGAGATTTGGAGGATGCTGCTTTTAAAAATGGTAACAAGAGAGCACAACTTGCATTAAATGTATTTGCATATCGTGTAAAAAAGACAATAGGCTCTTACGCAGCAGCAATGGGTGGTGCTGATGTCATTGTGTTCACGGCAGGTATTGGTGAAAATGGTCCTGAAGTAAGAGAGTTTATACTTGATGGATTGGAATTTTTAGGTTTCAAACTAGACAAAGATAAAAATAATGTAAGAGGTAAAGAAGCTATAATATCGACCGCAGATTCAAAGGTATATGTTATGGTTGTGCCGACTAATGAGGAGTATATGATTGCAAAGGATACTGAAAAGATTGTAGAGAGTATAAAATAG
- a CDS encoding DUF177 domain-containing protein — protein sequence MKIDLSKIKGHRGRSIEVNYVENLSVLEVNNNSYVVSKPISVTGNITHDSEGIILKLLVRGAIKVTCDRCLEEFEHEFIISIDEILNEADEDYSYEVEDDKLDLTKIVIENVELSLPMKFVCLPGCKGLCPICGKNLNHEKCDCQIKEVDPRLSVLNKLLQKM from the coding sequence ATGAAAATAGATTTATCAAAGATTAAGGGACATAGGGGACGTAGCATTGAAGTTAATTACGTTGAAAATTTAAGTGTTCTGGAGGTAAATAACAACAGCTACGTAGTCAGTAAACCAATCAGTGTTACAGGAAACATAACGCATGATAGTGAAGGTATAATTTTAAAGCTCTTAGTCCGTGGCGCTATTAAAGTTACATGTGATAGATGCCTTGAGGAATTTGAGCACGAATTTATAATTTCAATAGATGAAATCTTAAATGAAGCTGATGAAGACTATTCATATGAAGTAGAAGATGACAAATTAGATTTAACTAAGATTGTCATTGAAAATGTAGAACTTTCTCTTCCTATGAAGTTTGTTTGCTTACCTGGTTGTAAGGGTCTATGTCCTATTTGTGGTAAAAATCTTAATCATGAAAAATGCGATTGCCAAATAAAAGAAGTTGATCCACGCCTTTCAGTTTTGAATAAATTACTGCAGAAAATGTAG
- the coaD gene encoding pantetheine-phosphate adenylyltransferase, with product MNIAVYPGSFDPVTNGHLDIIKRGAKVFDKLIVAVLINPSKTPMFSVEERVEMLKEVTSDIENVEIDCFSGLLIEYLEKVNSKIIVKGLRMVSDFEYEFQMALINKKLNPEVETIFFMTSNKYGYLSSSIVKEVASFGGCLSDLVPDSVIKHIFKKLKK from the coding sequence ATGAATATAGCAGTGTATCCAGGGAGCTTTGATCCAGTAACAAATGGACATTTAGATATAATTAAAAGAGGGGCAAAAGTTTTCGATAAATTAATTGTAGCAGTGTTAATTAATCCATCAAAAACTCCTATGTTTTCAGTAGAAGAGAGAGTTGAAATGTTAAAAGAAGTAACATCTGATATTGAAAATGTGGAAATCGATTGTTTTTCTGGTTTGCTTATTGAATACCTAGAAAAAGTTAATTCAAAAATAATTGTTAAAGGCTTACGAATGGTTTCAGACTTTGAATATGAATTTCAGATGGCATTGATAAATAAAAAGCTTAATCCCGAAGTCGAAACAATATTTTTTATGACCAGCAATAAATATGGCTATTTAAGCTCTAGCATAGTAAAGGAAGTCGCAAGTTTTGGGGGGTGTTTATCGGATCTCGTTCCAGATTCAGTTATAAAGCACATATTTAAAAAACTAAAAAAATAA
- the ylbJ gene encoding sporulation integral membrane protein YlbJ → MKENKSRNLLVISVLFIVVSIIVFPKNSLSAAKAGINLWLFTVFPALLPFFIGSELLLQLGFVKNIGKFLEPIMRPLFNVSGNGAFAMAVGYTSGYPVGAQVIKRLWEEKLLNTSEAERLMTFCNNSGPLFMLGVVAMGMFNNPKIGYIVMLSNYLGSFATGIIFRKHKFKEENRKNFNLSKGAKNKSNYINTNFGEILGTAVTTSMNTMIVIGGYIIAFSVLIEFLKVYGLINIIGKILAPVFEIIGFNKSLIPGYISGLMEITIGSSLISQATAPLFQKVILVSSILAWGGFSTHGQVIGVINSTKINYFPYFIAKIIHSIMAALFSYIFLKFMNIGETSVSEVFFQGNVKTMLNMFETSSYIFIALLLTIIFLIIILSLTKKEA, encoded by the coding sequence TTGAAAGAAAATAAATCAAGAAATCTTCTAGTTATATCAGTACTGTTTATTGTTGTTTCAATTATTGTATTCCCAAAAAATTCTCTCTCAGCAGCAAAAGCAGGAATTAATTTATGGCTGTTTACAGTATTTCCTGCTTTGCTTCCATTTTTTATTGGCTCTGAATTATTGTTACAGCTAGGATTCGTAAAAAACATTGGAAAATTTTTAGAACCTATAATGCGGCCTTTGTTTAATGTCTCTGGAAATGGAGCTTTTGCTATGGCAGTCGGCTATACGTCTGGTTATCCTGTCGGAGCTCAAGTAATAAAAAGATTATGGGAAGAAAAACTTTTAAACACATCGGAAGCAGAAAGATTGATGACATTTTGCAACAACTCAGGCCCGCTATTCATGCTAGGTGTTGTTGCTATGGGCATGTTTAACAACCCAAAAATTGGATATATTGTAATGTTATCAAATTACCTGGGCTCATTTGCAACAGGTATCATATTTAGAAAACATAAGTTTAAGGAAGAAAATAGAAAGAATTTTAATTTAAGTAAAGGCGCTAAAAACAAATCTAATTATATTAATACTAATTTTGGTGAAATTTTAGGTACTGCTGTTACAACATCCATGAACACAATGATCGTCATTGGTGGATATATAATTGCTTTTTCTGTTTTAATAGAATTCTTAAAAGTTTACGGATTAATTAATATTATAGGAAAAATACTAGCACCTGTTTTTGAAATAATAGGATTTAATAAGAGCTTAATACCGGGATATATTAGTGGACTAATGGAAATAACAATAGGTTCCAGCTTGATTAGCCAAGCAACAGCGCCATTATTTCAAAAAGTCATCTTAGTAAGCTCAATATTAGCATGGGGTGGTTTTTCAACTCATGGTCAGGTAATAGGCGTTATAAACAGTACAAAGATAAATTACTTCCCGTATTTCATTGCAAAAATAATACATAGCATTATGGCTGCATTATTTTCTTATATATTTCTGAAATTTATGAACATTGGTGAGACCTCGGTATCAGAAGTTTTCTTTCAAGGAAATGTAAAAACTATGTTAAACATGTTTGAAACCTCATCATACATATTTATTGCACTGTTGTTGACGATAATTTTTCTGATAATCATCTTATCGTTGACAAAAAAAGAGGCATGA
- the plsX gene encoding phosphate acyltransferase PlsX, which produces MRIAVDAMGGDYAPLEIIKGAYKALENFNIEIVLIGNKDHLDKYVKEQKGLTVVHTTEMITNNEPPVAAIRKKKDSSMAVGIDMLKKGEVDAFLSAGNTGALMAGSLLKIGRIKGIDRPALAPILPTLNGATILLDAGSNTDCKPINLFQFAVMGNVYAQKMLNIDNPKIGLFNIGAEEEKGNELTKQVYDLIKNSQLNFIGNVEGRDIAYGIADVVTCDGFVGNAILKSMEGTASVISSLLKQELQRNLLTKLGAILIYNGLKNIVKKMDYTEYGGAPLLGIKKPVIKAHGSSKSKAIFNAIRQAKTIVEMDVISHIQREIELIGDDISVAK; this is translated from the coding sequence TTGAGAATAGCAGTTGATGCTATGGGTGGCGATTATGCACCACTTGAAATAATAAAAGGGGCTTATAAGGCTTTAGAGAATTTTAACATAGAAATTGTCCTTATAGGGAATAAAGACCATTTAGATAAATATGTTAAAGAACAAAAAGGTTTGACTGTAGTACATACGACAGAAATGATCACAAACAATGAACCACCCGTGGCGGCAATCAGGAAAAAGAAAGATTCTTCTATGGCGGTTGGTATTGATATGCTAAAGAAAGGAGAAGTAGATGCTTTTTTATCAGCAGGAAATACGGGTGCATTGATGGCTGGTTCGCTTTTAAAAATCGGTAGAATTAAAGGAATAGACAGACCCGCCTTGGCTCCGATTTTACCAACATTAAATGGTGCTACAATTTTGCTTGATGCAGGATCTAATACTGATTGCAAACCAATAAATCTGTTTCAATTTGCTGTAATGGGAAATGTATATGCACAAAAGATGTTAAATATAGATAATCCTAAAATAGGCTTATTTAATATAGGAGCAGAAGAAGAAAAAGGAAATGAACTGACAAAACAGGTATACGATTTAATCAAAAATTCCCAGTTAAACTTTATTGGTAATGTTGAAGGCAGAGATATAGCGTATGGAATTGCTGATGTTGTTACTTGTGATGGATTTGTTGGTAATGCAATATTGAAGTCAATGGAAGGAACTGCATCTGTAATCTCTTCATTGTTAAAACAGGAGCTTCAAAGAAATTTATTGACAAAACTAGGTGCAATTTTAATTTATAATGGTTTGAAAAATATTGTTAAGAAGATGGATTATACGGAATATGGCGGGGCTCCACTTCTTGGTATAAAAAAACCAGTTATTAAAGCACATGGGAGTTCAAAATCAAAGGCAATTTTTAATGCCATAAGACAGGCAAAGACGATCGTTGAAATGGATGTCATATCTCACATACAAAGGGAAATAGAATTGATTGGAGATGATATAAGTGTCGCAAAATAA
- a CDS encoding ATPase, translating to MEATDNLEVLELLDTLEDYIENSSTIPLSQKTLVNKEEILEIIKQIRIKIPDELKRAEWIKQERQKILIEAQQDAETILKEAEQRINQMVNESEIVKKAEKKASEIIAQAQTNAKEIRLGSKDYADELLAKLEKNVTELLNTIKNNRDELRGIK from the coding sequence TTGGAAGCGACTGATAACCTTGAGGTTTTAGAATTATTAGATACATTAGAAGACTACATAGAGAATAGTTCTACGATACCATTATCACAAAAAACATTAGTAAACAAAGAGGAAATTCTTGAAATTATAAAGCAGATAAGAATTAAAATTCCTGATGAATTAAAAAGGGCTGAATGGATCAAGCAGGAAAGACAAAAAATATTGATTGAAGCACAGCAAGATGCAGAAACAATTTTAAAAGAGGCTGAACAAAGAATAAATCAAATGGTAAACGAAAGTGAAATAGTTAAAAAAGCTGAGAAAAAAGCGTCAGAAATTATAGCTCAAGCTCAGACAAATGCTAAGGAAATTAGACTTGGAAGCAAAGATTACGCTGATGAGTTATTAGCTAAACTTGAAAAAAATGTTACAGAACTTTTAAATACAATAAAAAACAATAGAGATGAGCTAAGAGGCATAAAATAA
- the rpmF gene encoding 50S ribosomal protein L32: MPVPKRRTSKARRDKRRHSHSLAIPAYVLCPQCHEPKLPHRVCLSCGYYDGKEVLKVEEK; encoded by the coding sequence ATGCCAGTTCCAAAGCGTAGAACATCGAAAGCAAGAAGGGACAAAAGAAGACATAGTCATAGTTTGGCAATACCTGCTTATGTATTATGTCCACAGTGCCATGAGCCAAAGTTACCTCACAGAGTTTGTTTAAGCTGTGGTTATTATGATGGCAAAGAGGTATTGAAAGTAGAAGAAAAGTAA
- the fabK gene encoding enoyl-[acyl-carrier-protein] reductase FabK yields MLNTKITDLFGLKYPIFQGGMAWVATAELAAAVSNAGGLGIIGAGNAPASFVREQIQKARTLTDKPFGVNVMLMSPFVDEVMEIVLEERVSMITTGAGNPGKYISRLKERNIKVVPVVPSVALAKRMESIGADAVIAEGTESGGHIGELTTMALVPQVVDAVSIPVIAAGGIGDGRGVAAAFCLGASGVQLGTRFVCSTECTANEKYKQYIVNARDRDAVVTGRATGHPVRSLKNHLTREFEKAEQNGASKEELEKLGEGKLRDAVVYGDVLNGSVMAGQISGLINDIKPAKEIIEELFDDAQKIIKNLYGGLE; encoded by the coding sequence ATGTTAAATACAAAAATTACGGATTTATTTGGTTTGAAATATCCTATATTTCAAGGTGGAATGGCATGGGTTGCAACGGCTGAGTTAGCTGCTGCAGTTTCAAATGCCGGCGGTCTTGGTATTATTGGTGCAGGGAATGCACCTGCAAGCTTTGTAAGAGAGCAAATACAGAAAGCCAGAACATTGACTGATAAACCTTTTGGTGTTAATGTAATGTTGATGTCACCATTTGTGGATGAGGTAATGGAAATAGTTTTAGAAGAAAGAGTAAGTATGATAACGACAGGTGCTGGCAATCCAGGGAAATATATAAGCAGATTAAAAGAAAGAAATATAAAAGTTGTGCCAGTTGTACCATCTGTTGCATTGGCTAAAAGAATGGAATCTATTGGTGCAGACGCAGTAATAGCAGAGGGAACCGAGTCGGGAGGGCATATAGGTGAGCTTACAACTATGGCTCTTGTGCCGCAAGTTGTTGATGCTGTTAGTATTCCTGTAATAGCAGCAGGTGGTATTGGTGACGGTAGAGGTGTTGCAGCTGCTTTTTGCCTTGGAGCATCTGGTGTACAACTGGGTACACGATTTGTATGTTCGACAGAATGCACAGCAAATGAAAAATACAAGCAGTACATTGTAAATGCAAGGGACAGAGATGCAGTTGTAACTGGAAGGGCGACTGGACATCCAGTCAGGTCTTTAAAGAACCACCTTACAAGGGAATTTGAAAAAGCTGAGCAAAATGGAGCGTCTAAAGAGGAACTGGAGAAATTAGGAGAAGGCAAATTGAGGGATGCTGTAGTATATGGTGACGTTTTAAATGGTTCTGTTATGGCTGGTCAAATATCAGGCCTTATAAATGATATAAAGCCTGCAAAAGAGATAATAGAAGAATTATTTGATGATGCTCAAAAGATTATTAAAAATCTATATGGAGGCTTGGAATAA